The Bos javanicus breed banteng chromosome 18, ARS-OSU_banteng_1.0, whole genome shotgun sequence genome has a segment encoding these proteins:
- the LOC133229524 gene encoding 5-hydroxyisourate hydrolase-like isoform X1: MKCGGREGSFPSLLWGSLRTVRGHSPGPGRCPAAEPPRPCSPRSESGHRAHGPRRPRHVPLCSNAPLPSCTDRDGRCPGLLPPGQMKAGTYKLSFDTKGYWQKRGQESFYPYVEVVFTITNETHKFHVPLLLSPWSYTTYRGS, translated from the exons ATGAAGTGCGGGGGAAGGGAAggttctttcccttctcttctctggggTTCCCTAAGGACAGTGAGGGGACATAGCCCTGGTCCTGGACGCTGCCCTGCTGCAGAGCCACCCAGGCCCTGCTCACCTAGGTCCGAGTCAGGCCACCGGGCACACGGACCCAGGAGACCTAGGCATGTACCCCTCTGCAGCAACGCTCCTCTCCCCAGTTGCACAGATCGTGACGGCCGCTGCCCTGGGCTCCTACCTCCAGGCCAGATGAAGGCGGGCACCTACAAGCTGTCCTTTGACACCAAGGGCTACTGGCAGAAGAGGGGCCAGGAAAGCTTCTACCCATACGTGGAG GTCGTTTTCACCATCACAAACGAGACCCACAAGTTCCACGTGCCACTGCTGCTGAGCCCGTGGTCTTACACCACATACCGAGGGAGCTAG